The DNA window CTCCGTCATGTGGTCCGAGCACTGCTCGTACAAGTCGAGCAAGGTGCACCTGCGCCGCTTCGGCGACGCCACCCCGGCCGCCCTGGCCGCCGGCTCCACGACCATGCTCGCGGGCATCGGCGAGAACGCCGGCGTCGTCGACATCGGCGACGGCTGGGCCGTGACGTTCAAGGCCGAGTCGCACAACCACCCCAGCTACGTCGAGCCGTACCAGGGCGCCGCGACCGGCGTCGGCGGGATCATCCGCGACATCATCGCCATGGGCGCCCGCCCGGTCGCCGTCATGGACTCGCTGCGCTTCGGCGCCGTCGAGCACCCCGACACCGCCCGGGTCGTCCACGGCGTCGTCGCCGGCGTCGGCGGCTACGGCAACTGCATCGGCCTGCCCAACATCGGCGGCGAGGTCTACTTCGACCCCAGCTACCAGGGCAACCCCCTGGTGAACGCCCTGTGCGTGGGGGCGCTGCGCCACGAGGACCTCCACCTGGCCAACGCCACCGGCGAGGGCAACGTCATCGTCCTGTTCGGCGCCCGCACCGGCGGCGACGGCATCGGCGGCGTGAGCGTGCTCGCCAGCGAGACCTTCGACGTCGAGGCCGACGGGTCGACGGGTCCGTCCAAGCGCCCGGCAGTGCAGGTCGGCGACCCGTTCCGCGAGAAGCTGCTCATCGAGTGCTGCCTGGAGCTGTTCCACGCCGGCGTGGTCGAGGGGATCCAGGACCTCGGCGGGGCCGGGCTGTCATGCGCGACGAGCGAGCTCGCCTCGGCCGGCGACGGCGGCATGCGGGTGGCCCTGGAGAAGGTGCCGCTGCGCGACCCGTCGCTGCGCCCGGAGGAGATCCTCATGAGCGAGTCGCAGGAACGGATGATGGCCGTCGTCCGCCCCGAGCGGCTCGAGGAGTTCCTCGCCATCACCGACCGGTGGGAGGTCGAGTCCGCCGTCCTGGGCGAGGTCACCGACACCGGCCGGCTGGAGATCACCTGGCACGGCGAGACCGTGGTCGACGTGCCGCCGCGCACCGTCGCCCACGAGGGCCCGGTCTACGAGCGCCCGTACGCCCGCCCGGACTGGCTCGACGCCCGGCAGGCCGACCGCGCGGAGGACCTGCCGCGGGAGACCGAGGCCGGGGCGCTGCGCCGCCAGCTGCTCACCCTCGTCGCCTCGCCGACGCTGTGCAGCCGCGCCTGGGTGACCGACCAGTACGACCGCTACGTGCTGGGCAACACCCGGATGGCCACGCCCGACGACGCCGGCGTGGTCCGCATCGACGAGACGACCGGCCGGGGCATCGCCCTCGCGCTGGACGGCAACGGCCGCTTCGCCGCGCTCGACCCGTACGCGGGCGCCCAGCTCGCCCTGTCCGAGGCGTACCGCAACGTCGGCGTGAGCGGCGCGGTCCCCATCGCCGTCACCGACTGCCTCAACTCCGGCTCGCCGGAGGAGCCCGGCGCGATGTGGCAGTTCGCCGAGGTCGTCCGCGGCCTCGCCGACGCCAGCGTCGTGCTCGGCACCCCGGTCACCGGCGGCAACGTCAGCTTCTACAACTCCACGGGCGACACCGCGATCCACCCGACGCCGGTCGTCGGCGTGCTCGGGGTGCTCGACGACGTCGACCGGCGCATCGGCTCCGGCTGGGCCGAGCCCGGCCTCGCGCTGTACCTGCTCGGCACCACCCGCGAGGAGCTGTCCGGCTCGGCGTGGGCGGGCGAGCTGCACGGCCACCTCGGCGGACTCCCGCCCGTGGTCGACCTGCCCGCCGAGCAGCTGCTCGCCTCGGTCATGCTCGCCGCCAGCCGCGACGGGCTCGTCGACGCCGCGCACGACCTGTCCGACGGCGGGCTCGCCCAGGCGCTCGTCGAGGGCTGCCTGCGCCACGGCACGGGCGCCCGGGTGTGGCTGGACGGGGTGCTCGAGCGCGACGGCGTCGACCTCACCACGGCGCTGTTCTCGGAGTCGGCGGCGCGCGCGGTCGTGGCCGTCCCCCGCAGCGAGGAGATCCGCTTCACCGACGTCGCCACCGCCCGCGGCCTGCCGCACGTCCGGATCGGCGTGACCGACGACGCCGGCAGCGACGGCGGGGAGGCCGTGCTCGAGATCGGCAGGGTCGGCACGCTCGGTCTCGCCGAGCTCCGCGCCGCGCACGAGGGCACGCTCCCCGCGCTCTTCGGCTGAGGTCCCGCGCCGCCGTCCTCCCGCCGCCGCTGCCCGACGTTTCGTCACAACGGCACCCTCCGTCGCTCTAGCGGTCGGAAGGTGCCGTCGTGGCGCTGGGGTTGCGACGCGACGTGCCGTTGCGTCGCTGGGGTTGCAGCGACGTGCCGTTGCGTCGCTCGGGTTCCGACGCGACGTGCCGTTGCGTCGCCCCGGTTGTGACGCGCCGTGCCGTTGTGCGGTCCCGCCCGCCGGGTGCGGCCGCCGCTCAGCGCAGCGGGAGGACCGACGACAGGTCGGCGCGCTGGCCCGAGGCGGCGATGCGGCCGGCGGTGACGGCGTCGTCCCAGCTCAGCTCCCCGCCGACGAGCGACAGCCAGGACTCCGCGTCGGTCTCCACGACGTTGGGCGGCGTCCCGCGGGTGTGGCGCGGCCCGGCGATGCACTGCGACACCCCCCACGGCGGCACGCGCACCTCGACGCTGCCCCCGGGCGCGACGTGCGCGAGGTGCTGCAGCGTCCAGCGCACGGCCGTGGCCACCGTGGTCCGGCTCCGGTCGCCCGAGCGCCAGGCGGCCAGCGCCGTCCGGCCCGTGCTGTCGTCGATGCGTCGCGCCACCCGCACATCCTCCCGCCGGTCCGCCTCGTTAGCCTGCCCTGGTGACCCTGGAGCCCGACCCGACCACCCCCGGCCCCGACCCGGCCGCGGGCGGCGCGCAGGGCCCTCCGGCACAGGCCCGCCCGGTGCAGGGCAGCCCGGTGCCCGGCCGTCGGTACCGCACCCCGCGCTACCCGGTGTTCCTGCTCACGGGCGCGCTGCTCGGCCTCGCGGTCGGCGTCGGCCTGGCGCTGTACGGCGGCGGCGACACCGTGACGACCGGCGCGGGCGTGCTCGGCTACTTCTCCGGGTTCGGCGTGGTACTCGGCCTGCTGCTGGGCGGCAGCGTCGCGGTGGTCGTGGAGTCGCTCATGAACCGCTCGCACCGCCGCCGCCGCTGACCGACCCCGTCGCGGTGGTCGTCAGGCGCGGACGTCGCGGACGAGCTCGTCGCCCTCGGGGCGGAAGCCGACCCGGGTGAAGTAGTGCTCGCGGTCGGCCATCCGCCGCCCGGCCAGCAGCCGGTGCACGCCGAGCTGTGCCAGCCTGCCGTCGCCGCGGTAGACGAACGTGCCGACCGACAGGTCGCGGAACCGCGCGGTGACGTAGTCCAGCTCGACCCGCGCCACGCCGTCCCCGCCGTCGCACAGCACGACCACGCCGACGGTCTCGTCCCCGCGCAGCACGAGGAACGCGGCGACCCGGCAGCCGCCCGGCTCCTCGCGGGCGAGCACCTCGCCCAGGTCGAACCCCGGGTTGTGGCGCTCGACGTCCGCCGCGTGGACCCGCAGCAGGTGCGCGAGGTACTCCGAGCGGGGGTCGACGGCGACCACCTCGTAGGTGCGCGCGTCGTCCCGGGTGCGCAGCAGCCGGACGAGGTGGAACCCGTTGATGCCGACGATCGCGGCGTTCATCGCCACCA is part of the Aquipuribacter hungaricus genome and encodes:
- a CDS encoding sterol carrier family protein; protein product: MRVARRIDDSTGRTALAAWRSGDRSRTTVATAVRWTLQHLAHVAPGGSVEVRVPPWGVSQCIAGPRHTRGTPPNVVETDAESWLSLVGGELSWDDAVTAGRIAASGQRADLSSVLPLR
- the purL gene encoding phosphoribosylformylglycinamidine synthase subunit PurL, with the protein product MSAQPQARVAVDSVPVAARTPDVEQPWAELGLRAEEYDRIRDILGRRPTAAELAMYSVMWSEHCSYKSSKVHLRRFGDATPAALAAGSTTMLAGIGENAGVVDIGDGWAVTFKAESHNHPSYVEPYQGAATGVGGIIRDIIAMGARPVAVMDSLRFGAVEHPDTARVVHGVVAGVGGYGNCIGLPNIGGEVYFDPSYQGNPLVNALCVGALRHEDLHLANATGEGNVIVLFGARTGGDGIGGVSVLASETFDVEADGSTGPSKRPAVQVGDPFREKLLIECCLELFHAGVVEGIQDLGGAGLSCATSELASAGDGGMRVALEKVPLRDPSLRPEEILMSESQERMMAVVRPERLEEFLAITDRWEVESAVLGEVTDTGRLEITWHGETVVDVPPRTVAHEGPVYERPYARPDWLDARQADRAEDLPRETEAGALRRQLLTLVASPTLCSRAWVTDQYDRYVLGNTRMATPDDAGVVRIDETTGRGIALALDGNGRFAALDPYAGAQLALSEAYRNVGVSGAVPIAVTDCLNSGSPEEPGAMWQFAEVVRGLADASVVLGTPVTGGNVSFYNSTGDTAIHPTPVVGVLGVLDDVDRRIGSGWAEPGLALYLLGTTREELSGSAWAGELHGHLGGLPPVVDLPAEQLLASVMLAASRDGLVDAAHDLSDGGLAQALVEGCLRHGTGARVWLDGVLERDGVDLTTALFSESAARAVVAVPRSEEIRFTDVATARGLPHVRIGVTDDAGSDGGEAVLEIGRVGTLGLAELRAAHEGTLPALFG